In Oryza sativa Japonica Group chromosome 1, ASM3414082v1, the genomic stretch ATGCCATCAACTGGTATGTCTTTTGGTTGCAGTCGTTGCAGATTTAACAGGTTTTAAGGAGTAGTTCTCAACTATTAACAAACAACATGTTATGCTTGCAGGGAGGAAATATTTAACAACTTTGGATACAAGTTGGACCATAGAGCCGTGGTTCATAACTGGTATTTCCTCACTTCCTGTTTGATTTATGACGTTAATGAGTAGGGCATTGCTGGAAATCGGCATAATAATTGTCCTAGCTAAGAAACAATGTATTTCAGTGTTAAATAtgtcataagaaaaaaaaatgggaatTACATCCAGTTGTCTTTGTAATTCATGCTCACAGTAAGAGAATTTATCAACAATTATCAACTTGCTATTACTGTTACCAACAAGTATTAACTTGTATATCTTGCTCATAAACTAACAGGCTTCACGTAGAACCAAAAGTGGTTGCTTGCAAGGCCGAGATGCATAGTAAATTAAGCAGCAGTAACTGTAGAAATGAACACTGGATGTCTCGTTATCGATTTCTCGATCTCTCCACGAACAAAGACGAGGAGAGGTCCCCTCCTGCATGGAACAaaccaaaaaagagagagagagagagagagaaagaaacagATATCTAGAACGAAAGTGAGAGGAAGAGAATCAGATCGATGTATACCGGTatgtacccaaaaaaaaaatcctagataTTGTTTGTTTTCCTCTGTTGTTGATAATGTGCCGTTTTGACTGACTCCTGTTGCTGCAGATCCGAGAAACGGACGCGAAATCCTCTTCGGTTTTTGTATACTCATCCACTGGTAGCTGTTCATCCGCCGCTGCAGAGGGCAAGTCAACAAGGCCACACACCCCAACCCCCACTTGCAGCTCCAGTGCGGGCCCCACAAAACCACACGAGCGGCAAGACGGTGGGCCCACCGCTTTTCGATAGTGGGCCCACCTGGTTTTGTTTGCGTGGGCGTATTCCATCTCCGTCGTCCTGCATGCACCGCCCATGCCGCCCTGGGCCCACCGCTCAGCGAGAGAGTTCTGCGCCTTTCGTCCTGGACCGCGCCCACGGACTCGCTGGTCGGCGCCGCATCTGCACACGTGGCGATCTTCCATTGGCTGGGGCGTCGGAGTCGGCTGACTCTTCCTGCTTGGCGTGAGTGCGTCACTTTTTTCGGTTCTTTTCCCAAATGGTCTTGGCTCTCCCACACGGTCACGCAGTTTCACTGACGTGTGGGTCCCACTTCTGGTGGGGACACGTGTCAGCCTCACCAGTGCTTGGACGCGTGAGGAGGTCGCCTTATATAGGAAGGCTTTGAAGCCATGGAGAGAGTGGTAAGTGGTAACTGGCGACGCGGTGgtgccgtggtggtggtggtgcagcttCTCTCCTCTTCTGAATCTTCTCGACTTCTCGTCCTCCCTGTTGCAGAGGCTTCTCCGGCGAGGCCGCGAGGCTTGATTTCAGGTGAGCAAGCGGCTGTGATTTGTGTTTTTCGCCTTTTGCTTTTGAGTTTTCTTCTGCCCTGTTAAATCCCTTCTCTTGATGTGTGTGAGGAGCTGAACTGTAATTCAGTCAGTTCAGATATGTTTGTGATTTATAGGTTTCTGACCCATGCCGTGATGTTTGTTCTGCTTGAGAATACTTGGAAGTTCAGAACCATCCTCAGAATTCAGAAAGGGCTTTGCTCTTTTCGCTAGATGCTTCTTTAAGCGTCGATTCGTCATTTATGCATGCTTTAgctcttgttctttttttttctctctcttttatctCGGATAATTTCACACAATCGCAGATTCTTTGGAGCAAAAAGGAAGAAACATATTTGCTCTTGGATTTGTTTCTTGGAAGTATCGCACAACTAGGATCCAACATCAAAGCAATTTATTTAATATATAACTACATCACTTTTTACTCTGTTTCCTGTTCTGTTCATTTTTGTCCCACTGAACCTGGCTTGAACAAAAAGCTACTATCACTTTTTGCTGAAGTTGTGTTTTGAGCAAACTATTTTCTTTGCTTTCATTAGTGCATAGTTGATGGCATGTCTTGAGCTGGATTCTTCACAATTCCTACTGAATGGGGATGGCAGTGTGATCGGCAGCCCATTTGATATCCAGCTTGAGTGCAATAGCTTCACAGGCTCCAAAGCTGTTCAAGATCATAGCCGATATACTCTTCCTTCACAGTGCACTAATGCCCCTGATCCACCTCCATTACCCGGAACTTCTTATGGCACACACAGAACTTCCAGGAATGCAAAGGCTTGCAGGTGTGTCCCTGAAGAGATCCAGGATTTCTGGGACAGGATGTTCTTCGAAGCGTATCAATATGATCTCCGTGTTTTGACGGAAGATGGCAATGAGATCATGTCACATTCCTGCGTTGTTGTAAGTAAagttttctgaatttttttcccaataacAGGGCATCACATAATCATATATGACTGAAACATAGGCAGGTTTTGTCCTGTGTAAGGGCTTAACTGCTTCCTCTTCTGCAGGGTATTAAATCTCCTGTTCTAAGAGCTATGTTGGAAGAAGCTAAAGTACAAGGTGGCATCCGACACATCCTGATACCTGGTGTACCATCAGAAGCAGTACATGTTTTCATCAGATTTCTTTATTCCTCGCGGTATGATATACTTTGTCATCTTGCTTTTCATTGTAGCTTATTCCTTAGATAACTTCTTTGTTGTTGTTAAAAGGTTGAAATGTTCAGACTAGTAGCTTTTGTGATATACAGAGTTAGTTATAGTCTTGTAGATAAGATCACTttttgtctgaactctgaaccatTTTTCAGCAAATGATACTGAAATTAATGCTGACTGGTTTCATCTGTGAAATGTATTGATTGAAAACCTTGTCACTTGTGCTTTTATTTGTTGAAGTTTTGAGCAGTATCAGATGAAGAGGTATGTACTTCATCTGCTTGTACTCTCCCACGTTTTCTCAGTACCATCTCTGAAGAGAGTCTGCATCAACCAACTGGAGACATCTTTGCTTTCTCCTGAGAACGTGGTAGACATACTACAACTTGCTAGACTGTGCGACGCGCCGCGGCTCTCCCTCGTATGCACTCGTATGATCATCGGAGATTTCAAGGCTATCACTCAAACAGAAGGGTGGAGAGTGATGAGACAAGCCAACCCAAGCCTGGAGCAGGAGCTGCTTGAGTCCCTCGTCGAAGAAGATACAGTGAGTAATTCTCTGAAATGAAGTTTATACATAGTATCGCTTAATCGCAACTCCACCTAGTTTTGTCAAATTTTCCacatcattttcttttgttttcataTCAAAGATCAATCTCTCATTATTGTGTATATTGTCACTATTCATGATATTTGTTTTGAAATCTGAACTGATGCAGAAAAGGCAAGAGAGAGCAAGAAGGCTGGAGGAGAATAAGGTTTATCTGCAGCTACATGAAGCTATGGAAGCTCTTATTCATATATGTCGAGATGGATGCAGGACAATTGGCCCTCGAGATCAAACGCTAAAGAGCAGTCAGGCCGTTTGCAGGTTTCCTGCCTGCAAGGGCATCGAGCTGCTCCTGCGCCATTTCTCGGCGTGCAAAATGCGGGTGCCTGGTGGCTGCGCTAACTGCAAGCGCATATGGCAGCTTCTTGAGCTGCATTCTCGCATGTGCTCTGCACTTGAAACTTGCCATGTTCCCCTCTGTAGGTGAGCACTTCTGTTTGCTGCACATTGTTCTGTGTTTCTGTTGCATTCTTTGACATTCTTTTGGTCACTGTGACCCAGCATATCTAGTTATCTACTCTGACCATGCTACTTGTTCAGCATTTCTGCTCTGAATTTTTGTGCTGTTTTACTCCTACAGGCATTTCAAGGAGAAAATGCAACATCTGAGCAGAAAGGAGGAGGCCAAGTGGAATCTTTTGGTGTCCAAGGTGTTGGAGAGCAAAGCAACAACCAGTTCCATCTCAGAAAGGAGAAAATTTCCATCCCTGAAAACATAGTGCTACGTTCTAGGTTCACAAGTTACAAGAATTATGCACTAACACATAAACTCGATGTAAACTGTGAACATTTGTTGTACTGAAGATTAAAAGGTGTCTCAATTCTAACATGACAATCTGAAGAAAGGAGAAATGAGAAAAACTTCCATCTCGAGAGAAGCTTAATTATCTTAGCCTAGACTGGGGAATTTTGCACCCGGCGGTTGCCTTCGTGTTCTCCGTGATCGCAGCAAACGACCATTGCGAGCCCACAAGCGAAGCATGCGGCAATCACCAGGAGAGTTATAGGCAAGAACAGCAATACATTGGTTGGACTAGGATATGTATCATAGAACATGATGAGGAAGAATTCAGTTATCCATAAGAGGCCAATGACGACTAGGAAAGCCTGCGGCAACAGTAGAGTAGGGTCAAAATACAGAGCCACATGATAAGCCGTTGAAAAGTGAACGAAGGAACCCAAAGAATTCATAGGTAAAACTTTCATATCTGTGTTATTTGTGGTTTAAAAGCAATAGTGAAAAAATAGACTAAGattaaaaaactttaaaattaactataaaattaagtttcaaaattcaaaatctgGTTGTGGTTGTAAGAGCATCCGCAATGTGTGAATTAACAGGGGTACTAAGAGAATCTTTTCACCATAGCACAAGCTCCATACATTGCAGGCGGCGGTATCAGGTCCTAGCCCTAACAAATCGGCCCTTCCCGTGAGGACGGGCACTCCAAATAAAATAACACTTCTTTTTTACAATGTTGCAGGCAAAATAATGAGAGCACCGAcagggaagagaaaaaaatgaaataattaTATGGTTGTGGGTCCCATTTTAGAGTTGGGAGGGCTCCATATATTGTACAGATCTTTTCATTGCTTTATCCATACTATGTGGACCTCACCTTAATACCCATACGGAATTATACATTGAATTCTCTAACAAGCAGACATAAGAGGCATTGGGTACAACGATCGCAATTTATACTTCATGGTCAAATATCTGTTACGTTTTGAACAAGATTTGGCAAAATTTTCTATACTTTGACTATCAATGACTTAAAAATATGTTCAGTCAAAAAAATGACTGAGAAtacgaaaaatatatataataatacaaTGCTTCCATGATCTATTAATAAGCAAGGATCGATCGGTATATGTAAATCTGTAAACGAATTGTCCTTACTGAATGCCCACTCACTACATTTTGAACAAGATCCGGGTAAAATTTCTATACCTTTTACTTTTACCGTGAAATAAACTTTTGATACTTTGACTATCAATGactaaaattatgaaaaaaaatataatgctTATGTAATCATTTATCAAGGATCAATCGATATATGTATGTAAACGTAGTGTCCTTACCGTTGCGAATATCCTGCAGGACGCGAACGTGGAggggcgtcgtcggcgtcgtctcGGCGGCTCCTTGGGCAGCGGGtaaccggcggcggccggcggcgccccgccgccgcgctggacCGGCGGATGGCCGCCGACGACCACCCTGCCGTCGACGTGGGCCATGGCTTCCTCGCCGCGGCGGTAGTGTACTACTCGATCCGCACGGCGCGGGGGTTCGGTGAGAGTGTGAGACGAGTCGACGCGCGCGCGAGGAGGCTGCGTACGCGAGATCGGGGCTTGTTTTTTAGATGGGAAAAATGCCGAGATGAGCGAGAGAAATGCACTTGGCTAGGCGAGTGCATATGTAGTCAAAAGAGATGCCACGCATGATCTTTTTTTTGCCGCATTAGCAGACCGGATAAAAATGATACTACCCCGTTTCATATGTAGGTcagtttgactttttttcataTTCAAACTTATTTAAGAGGTTatttgtagcgcccgttccgtcgtggcgcctagcgggaaaattatctctaaaaaccctaattgcgaaatttgtttccttgcttgttgtctagtgtccgtgccatcccggatctcaatccccgatctatcgtcgagtccaattccgaatccaaatccttccaaatcaaatccctccgcaaaagtctattttgcctcccccggggtcgatgggccgaatttctctcggcccatcttcccctctcccccggccctctcctctcccccggcgcgctcccgctttctctctctctctctctctcgccccctcccctcccccggcgcgctccctctccccctctccctccgctccgctccgccccgcccgcgcgccgcgcgcgcgagtgcgcgagcgccgcgccgagcaccccctccctttcccctcgctctgcccgcgcgtgcgcaagcgccgcgccgagcgccccatcccctcgctctccttctcctctccctggcgagctccccgctcgcgaagacggcccccgcgcgccgtcgttcgcgcgcgcgcccgcgtggttccccgcccgagccgcgtcgtctgcgccgtccgcgtcgcccggccccgctgctctgccgcgcctgcagccgctcggccccgcgatccagcgcgcgtgcccagccgcgccgcccgttgtttcccgcgcgcgcgtgccgagtggccgaccgcctggtcgccgccgccgtcaccctctgccgcgccagcccgcgcctgtcgcccgtgacgtcgcgccgctccaaaccgccccgccgtcatcgccgtcgtcattgcctcggccccgccactcccgcgctagcctccaagggacggaggcagagcctccctcctccctctgccgcgacgcccccgctacctcctccttttcccgaagaggcaaggggacaagcccccttttctctccctcttttcccctttttccctcccgccggcgtcatcctcctccctcctccctgtcgccgctttggccgcgaccgccgagcgctagccctctcctttgaccgccctaagtcggttcccaaaccgacattgccatcctataaacccgagctccccccccctttttcctttcctctcccattcacctccgcgccattgccgcccctctgtttcgccgtcgccgttcgtcgttgcgcgtgtcggaggagccggcacgagcaaggacgcggaaggggacttcggccgcgccctctccttcctcttccccggcccgaggccggagagattactcccgcgccgtcggcctcccgtcacagcgcccctcctcacctcggtgatgcctccctccgttcttcctcctcgctccatctcccccccttagttttcggtggtagcacgagtagcctccccgtagctagccggcgccgccccgaccgttgccgtcgcccgccgtgtgctcgccgccgtcgccgctcgagctccgtagcacccgctcgtcgccagcctcgctcggcgtagctccgcccaatccgacgctagcatcggattcccgtggccgcgtaggtgctctcaccgccgggaatcggcccctcgtgacctcgtcgccgtttccctcttccctccctgccggttgccgccgccgcgattcgccgccgtcaagcttcctccggcgaatccgagccgttggctcgtctcccctcgtctcgtgcaaccacccggtgtgctcgttTTCGCCGGTATCGCTGTGgtccgctccgccgctcgccgctgttgtccgccgtccgttccggccggcgtcgtcgtctacctcccgccagcccacgtggcagccacgtaggcgccacgtcggcgccagctcagccgaggtcgggacgggccgaccccggtcagcccctcccgtgcgcgcgttccaccgcgagccgtgaggctgcgcgtgggcccgccgcatccgttcctccgcagaccgcgcgcgtgcaccgcgtccctcccccgcccgcgcgcgtgcgccgcgtgctccctccgcacggtgagccgagccgctgacaagcgggtcccacccgggaccgcgcacgGTGAGCCCGATCCACCGGCCcactctctccttccctcccgcgcgcgcgcgcttgggtcgtcttgggccggccggcccatttagctcggccggaccgccccatctctctcgggccgcgccctagccgcccgaggaaaagtctaatttccatccctcttttcttttcttttcttttcttttccaaaaaggatttaattaaatccttttcctttagaccaaaaatccaataatcttagaaattcaatatcttcccaatcgtaaatccgtttgactccgttcaacttccaaaattcctcaaatctcgagatctatctaatggcatgcttagaggtcattaatagggctttatttttgccgtttgttgagttgccccgtttcgcgtgtagtttcggagcccgaagacctgcagtgcgaggatttcgaggatcaagctccagatctcgagcaaggcaagccacctttgaacatcttgagcctatatttgaaatttaattatgttgcttgcaaaatattatgcattgataggatcgcacttaatctgttgtcccgtctgcaaggcagattggcggacctacctaacttgttgcatttgatcctaccattgttaattgctataccatgtccccttgtaaccatccagttgcgcctcgatattcgtgcactctgtgcgagtatcgacggtcgccttcaaacttaaaatctgagtaacaatttgggtaaaactggagctttacaaaagacttggaaaacccgacacctgggtcggcgcttgcgaactaaatgaatttccaaaaccgcggaccagGGAACGTACCGGGTATACGGtttttcccgctctcgcacttaaggaccgattccttggaatttcatccaaacataagacaagtacgaccacatgggtggaatgggacacccctggctgagtaactagcttatcaggggagccttgatgtcgagagacatgtggattcgccggggtggtgtcggggaggacccctgggcttcctggcacagtatggtctgggacctaacctgttgttggtctgggacccctctcgtcggcatatggtaaacctgtatcggctttggaaatgccttgtcatgaaagcttggaggtctcccgacgtggctgatccccacgggctgggtgatccggg encodes the following:
- the LOC4324958 gene encoding BTB/POZ and TAZ domain-containing protein 3, which encodes MACLELDSSQFLLNGDGSVIGSPFDIQLECNSFTGSKAVQDHSRYTLPSQCTNAPDPPPLPGTSYGTHRTSRNAKACRCVPEEIQDFWDRMFFEAYQYDLRVLTEDGNEIMSHSCVVGIKSPVLRAMLEEAKVQGGIRHILIPGVPSEAVHVFIRFLYSSRFEQYQMKRYVLHLLVLSHVFSVPSLKRVCINQLETSLLSPENVVDILQLARLCDAPRLSLVCTRMIIGDFKAITQTEGWRVMRQANPSLEQELLESLVEEDTKRQERARRLEENKVYLQLHEAMEALIHICRDGCRTIGPRDQTLKSSQAVCRFPACKGIELLLRHFSACKMRVPGGCANCKRIWQLLELHSRMCSALETCHVPLCRHFKEKMQHLSRKEEAKWNLLVSKVLESKATTSSISERRKFPSLKT